In a genomic window of Myotis daubentonii chromosome 18, mMyoDau2.1, whole genome shotgun sequence:
- the XCL1 gene encoding lymphotactin, with amino-acid sequence MKLLLLALLGVCCLVAHVVEGVGSEVLEQRICVSLTTKRLPVSRIKTYTIREGPMKAVIFITKRGLKVCADPQIDWVKKAVETMDKSKRINTNQTKPTGAQQPTSTGATQAR; translated from the exons ATGAAGCTTCTGCTCCTCGCCCTGCTCGGGGTCTGCTGCCTCGTGGCCCACGTTGTGGAAG GTGTGGGGAGTGAGGTCCTGGAACAGCGAATCTGTGTGAGCCTGACCACCAAGCGGCTGCCCGTGAGCAGAATCAAGACCTACACCATCAGGGAGGGGCCCATGAAAGCAGTCAT ATTCATTACCAAACGTGGCCTTAAAGTCTGTGCCGATCCGCAAATCGACTGGGTGAAGAAGGCGGTGGAAACCATGGACAAGTCCAAGAGAATAAACACAAACCAGACCAAGCCCACGGGAGCCCAGCAGCCCACCAGCACAGGCGCGACCCAGGCGAGGTAG